A genome region from Solanum pennellii chromosome 12, SPENNV200 includes the following:
- the LOC107007516 gene encoding small ubiquitin-related modifier 1-like: MSGVAGGEEDKKPAGDQSGHINLKVKSQDGNEVFFRIKRSTQLKKLMNAYCDRQSVDFNSIAFLFDGRRLRAEQTPDELEMEDGDEIDAMLHQTGGTTI; the protein is encoded by the exons atgTCGGGTGTAGCAGGAGGGGAGGAAGACAAGAAGCCCGCCGGCGATCAGTCTGGTCACATCAATCTCAAAGTCAAAAGCCag GACGGGAATGAAGTCTTCTTTAGGATTAAAAGAAGCACTCAGCTGAAGAAATTGATGAATGCTTATTGTGACCGACAGTCTGTGGATTTTAATTCAATTGCCTTCTTGTTTGATGGCCGTCGTCTTAGAGCAGAACAGACTCCAGATGAg CTGGAGATGGAAGATGGTGATGAAATTGATGCGATGTTGCATCAAACCGGAGGCACAACTATTTGA
- the LOC107005656 gene encoding clathrin coat assembly protein AP180-like, translating to MPSKLKKAIGAVKDQTSISLAKVSSNTSSTLEVAVLKATTHDDVPIDDRYVQEVIKLVSSNKAYAAACARAIGKRIGRTRNWIVALKSLMLVLRIFQDGDPYFPREILHAMKRGAKILNLSSFRDDSNSSPWDFTAFVRTFALYLDERLDCFLTGKLQRRYNNRDRENSSIHNYRSTGSSRRRGDEPVRDMKPVMLLDKISYWQRLIERAIATRPTGAAKTNRLVQIALYAVVTESFDLYKDISDGLALVLDSFFHLPYQSCVNAFQTCVKAAKQFEEISVFYSVCKTIGVGRTSEYPSVQTISEELIETLQEFLKDQSSFPAHTQSKPHLLLPGTGGGSTRTTSSKRDSYGCQSDFSMTTGTTEPYSEKSTNTCGDSRCTSLEDLISATETWKSPANISIDLEAYSDIQFEKQLHEKDDSGSTHSLPVSNSMADLVSLPDLHEYEEDDEKKQEAQLEQHHKQNPSLDSISSAKGWELVLTEAIPSTSFNAFPEQPKPDHLSRNETRGVITPSASFNAFPEQGQVNVPTNEEEVSSSNGWELVLFENIPQALSTQPAVPSTTNNNNNNNINSFSFATLDDLYNQNQTPFYPNNSQNSHFNHSTNNFLYDQTPAPQHYNPFLQDTSMELAMVPVTSAPAPYPTLTTNSSFSFPTSTDMFTSSAPAPTFQATPTFSAQNHTTGPMQGTNMDDPFATFSSSDQMFNGIKNEQNLMQEQQLWLQNQNKIIAKHRA from the coding sequence CAGTAAAAGATCAAACAAGCATTAGCCTTGCAAAAGTTTCAAGCAATACTTcatcaactcttgaagttgCTGTCTTAAAAGCTACAACACATGATGATGTACCTATCGATGATCGATACGTTCAAGAAGTCATCAAACTTGTGTCATCTAACAAGGCCTACGCGGCTGCCTGTGCTCGTGCCATTGGCAAACGCATAGGTAGAACGAGGAATTGGATCGTTGCCCTCAAATCATTGATGCTTGTCTTGAGAATCTTCCAAGATGGTGATCCTTACTTCCCTCGAGAGATCCTTCATGCTATGAAACGCGGAGCAAAGATCCTCAATCTTTCTAGTTTTCGCGATGATTCAAATTCTAGTCCTTGGGATTTCACAGCATTTGTTCGTACATTTGCTTTGTATCTTGATGAACGTCTAGATTGTTTCCTTACTGGAAAGCTTCAAAGAAGGTATAATAATCGTGATAGAGAGAATTCAAGTATCCATAATTATAGGTCTACTGGTAGTAGTCGAAGAAGAGGTGATGAACCTGTTCGTGACATGAAACCAGTAATGCTGCTTGACAAGATATCGTATTGGCAACGATTGATTGAAAGAGCAATAGCTACAAGACCAACAGGAGCTGCTAAGACAAATCGTCTTGTCCAAATCGCGTTGTATGCTGTTGTAACAGAGAGCTTTGATCTGTACAAAGATATCTCTGATGGTCTTGCACTTGTTCTTGATAGTTTCTTTCATTTACCATATCAATCATGCGTAAACGCCTTCCAAACTTGTGTCAAAGCTGCTAAACAATTCGAGGAGATCAGTGTATTTTACTCTGTCTGTAAAACCATAGGCGTTGGCAGGACATCCGAATATCCAAGTGTGCAAACAATCTCAGAGGAATTGATCGAAACGTTGCAAGAGTTTCTCAAGGATCAATCTTCATTTCCAGCTCATACGCAAAGCAAACCACATTTGCTTCTTCCAGGCACCGGTGGTGGTTCCACAAGGACCACGAGCAGTAAACGTGATAGTTATGGTTGTCAATCAGACTTTTCTATGACCACAGGAACGACTGAGCCATACTCGGAGAAGAGTACTAATACCTGTGGTGATTCGCGTTGCACATCATTAGAAGATCTAATAAGTGCAACAGAAACATGGAAGAGTCCAGCTAATATTTCGATTGATTTGGAGGCCTATTCAGATATTCAATTTGAGAAGCAGTTGCACGAAAAGGATGACTCGGGGTCTACTCATTCGTTGCCTGTGTCAAACTCCATGGCTGATCTTGTATCCTTACCAGATCTGCATGAATATGAGGAAGACGACGAGAAAAAACAAGAAGCTCAACTTGAACAACACCACAAACAGAATCCATCATTAGATTCTATTAGTTCAGCTAAAGGATGGGAACTCGTGTTAACTGAGGCGATCCCATCAACGTCCTTCAACGCGTTCCCTGAGCAACCAAAACCAGATCATTTGTCAAGAAACGAAACGAGAGGGGTAATAACACCATCAGCATCATTCAACGCGTTCCCTGAACAAGGACAAGTGAATGTACCAACAAATGAAGAAGAGGTTTCTTCAAGCAATGGATGGGAACTCGTACTATTCGAAAACATTCCACAAGCACTATCAACACAACCCGCTGTCCCTAGTACAacgaacaacaacaacaacaacaacattaacagCTTCAGTTTCGCCACTTTGGATGACTTGTACAATCAGAATCAAACGCCATTTTATCCGAATaatagccaaaactcacatttcaaCCATAGTACAAACAACTTTTTGTATGATCAAACTCCAGCACCTCAACACTACAATCCATTTCTACAAGACACATCAATGGAGTTGGCTATGGTACCGGTCACGAGTGCACCTGCCCCGTACCCAACTCTGACCACGAATTCTTCGTTTTCATTTCCAACGTCTACTGACATGTTCACATCATCAGCACCAGCACCTACATTTCAAGCAACTCCAACTTTTAGTGCTCAGAATCACACTACAGGGCCAATGCAGGGTACTAATATGGACGATCCGTTCGCGACATTTTCGAGTAGTGATCAGATGTTTAACGGCATCAAGAATGAGCAGAATTTGATGCAAGAACAACAACTATGGTTGCAGAACCAAAACAAAATCATAGCTAAACATAGGGCTTGA